Below is a window of Gossypium hirsutum isolate 1008001.06 chromosome A12, Gossypium_hirsutum_v2.1, whole genome shotgun sequence DNA.
tatatatgaaaatggaaaaaaaagtgtAAATGATATATACCAagatactaaaataaataaaatatacaataatCCTTTAAAGAGAaccaaattatacataaataaatttaaatatatatataaaatttaagaaaatacttACATAAAATAATACGAGAACAATAATGTACATggaataaataattttatcataaattatatatgtataataataatatataaaggtATTTTAACTAAATATTATACAAGAATTTTAAAACAACACTACATAATATAGaattttacaataatatttttataatttaaacaaataaaaatagagTAGAAAATTATTTAGGTAACCtaaaaagtatattaaaataaatttttaaaagttgagtaccaaataaatttaagaaataatgaattatacatgtaaaaaaaaaacttaattgaaataaaccaaacttaaagagataattaatgaataaatagaacGTCAAATTAAAACTAGGGACCACAATTCAATTGGCACAAATTCTCAAGGATCAAAAACGAAAATGACCCAAATCTCCAAAACTCAGCACCTGGGCGTGGACCAGATCACAATCAACGTGTAAATTATaggaaaaatttaataaaataaagaaggtGCAAATAGGAGTTAATTCAAAACTGGCGCGAATGGGAAGGACTGGAAGCGAAATTGCCCCTTTAAAATGAAAGTGTGTGGACCCAGCCTGTGAATTGGGTCAACACACGGGCCTTTCCAAAATGCTACTGCTTTTAacaaccatttattttattattaaaaacaaaagcTAGTtttaaagtctttttttttttgttaaaaaaactttaactttaatttcttttttctaaaaaacCCTAAGCTCTTTCTCCCCACTGTCCTCTTTCTTCCAGCCGCAAACAAGGCCAACACCAAGCCTTCATTCGCCTCCGTGACGACCAACAGAGGGCTGGAGAACCCCTCTTGTGAAGCGAATCGAGAGGTACTCACCCTTTCCCCTTTTATTTCGTATTTTCGGATTTGAATGGAAATAAAAATCAAGGAAAAGAACgggaaaagaaaatgataaaataaccACCTTAGGAATATTTTCTTGGCTGCTCTTTACTCTCTTTTTTGGTATCTtttgtatttcaaaaaaaaaagaaaaaaaacccctTTACCATTAAAAATCAAAGGCTTTATAGCCAAAATACAAGCAATTTCTGCTGCTTCCTTGTCCAACTTACAGGCCGTGAAGTTGTGGAGAACGAGGGGCATGGAGTATGGGCGCAAACATGGAGCGAGGCACACGGGGATCGTGCGTGGAGTGCCGACGTGGGGGTTGCGGCGTGGGGCTGCTGTGCAAAAGGGGAActtagggtttctgaaaccctaaaAATTTGGGCCTATCGGGCCATTGTAAAATTTTGGGCTTGTAAACCGAACGAATTTGAtggactatttaatttttgtgtttgattttgCTTTCCttatgggccgggcaaaattcGGGTCTTACAATACGcggcaaacatattatcatatatgtaatGACGTATAATTTACTATTTCCACACATTGCTCTAAAAAAGGTGAGTTAATTGGATAACTATTGTGCTGGTGAAtgcaaaaatttcaaaacaaaaagtATAGGAATTAAGAATAGTCAAATTGAAGAATATAGATTAAATCAAggctaatagcataatttaaccaaatagttTTAAGTGCTACCATTAGGGTCAAgactgaaatttaaaaatacaaaaaatacaagtactaaaattgatcaaattaaaatataatgactaaatccAGTAAAAGAACTAATAGCGaaatttaaccaaatttaaaGTCATTAAACTTTATATTAactcattttttatattattaacttGGCTTAGTGTTATGTTTTCATAATCAACTAACTATAATAGTTTGATAATGGTAAGTCATATTGCACTTCTAATAGAAGAAtacaaatttgaattttaaagacGATATTGTTAGGAGAGACGATcacgaattaaaaaaaattagtattcataaatcataaaatagatataaaaaatactttaattataaaaaacaataatttaataaaaatgatattaaattatcTTGCATTCTCTCAAATAAAGGAAAGAATCCTACATTCCAATCAAATGTATATTGGTTATCAAAGTTCAAACTttgatatttaatattaatatataccaaagttctgatcatatctgtttttttttttttacataatgctTAGAATTATTCATAGCTCCCTttttaacccataaataggaggatagcGTGCTTCAACACACTCGAGCCTATGTTCTTCTTTATTGACAATAATAGCCATACTAATCGAGACTCAATCCacatcataaaaattaatttcttatCATAATACAAGAAATTgtgtttttttaaaggaaaaaaagtcAGCACAAGAAATGATAAACCGCTTTGGGCCTTATTGTCGTTAACATTagaatgagaaatgggcctaaaattCAAAATTCCCGTTGATTTCAAGTTTATATAAAAACCGAGCAagaaaaaccctaaatttttctttgattttgttgCATTCTCTCGACGAGCCGTTTCTCACTTCAGCGACCAGACAGTCAGAGATCCTCCCAATCAAACAACAATGGTATTTCTCTACTTCCTAAGTTGGGAAAAAAGATTCTTTCTCTTAGCTGTGTATATCTGTAGATATGTTTGTTTCTTGAGAAAATGCTGTCCATAGAAAGTGTTGTTCATTGAAGTAGTTGGTCAGCTAACGAAGAAAAAGAAGTTAAAGATGATGAAACCTCCTTTATTAGCTAAGTAGAAATTGCGTCCTGGTTGTGTTGTTGGTTGAATGTTTCAGCAATGTCGTCATGCTTTCTcttcatattttcattttttttttgaaaaagttattTAATATTCTGACGGAGAAGTAGGAGGAAATCACTTGGAACTTGAGCTATTATATTACAAAATTTGGTAATAACTTTTGTTGATTACTCATAAAGTTACTTCAGTTTCAATTTCAGCCACTTGTTTTgatatttacttatgtattttgATTCATTGTCAAATTTGGCTAGTAAATCACTTAGGAATTGAACTATCCTATCATTTAGGATTGCTTTAGTTTATAGCCCCTTACTGTGGTTGTGTGGAGAATTGAATAGGAAGAAATCAATAGGTGATGAATTTgtgttaattgttttattttgttgtaattagttaATTCCTTTCTTTCTCTGATGTTGCAGACAAAGAGAACCAAGAAGGCTggaattgttggaaaatatggtaGGCAAAATTTTTGAAGTCTTACTTTATTATGGTTTGTTAAAGAGAGTTTCTAAGTAGAAAGCATTCATGGAATAGGAAAGATCAGTACTAATTGGTAGCTCTGTGATTTGATTTTGCTGGAACTTGTCACCATTATAAGATTTATCCGAATTCATTTCTTGTTCTTATTCATTGTAATAGACTCTTCAGTTAATTGAAATAACAATGGGATTTTGCCTCTTTAAAAATTCCCAAAGTTTCtgatttctttctctctctttttttttttttttttttttttgccttgtaATAAAGGTACTCGTTATGGTGCCAGTTTGAGGAAGCAAATTAAGAAGATGGAGGTTAGTCAACACAGCAAGTACTTCTGTGAGTTCTGTGGAAAGGTTGGTGCATTTCTTTTGGTGCATTATCCATTTGATCCTATATTTTGAGGCCCTTGCTTTTTGCTTGTCCTTTCGGTGCATTTCTTTGTTTAAACTTGGAGAAAATTTTGTATCTATTGCACTTCTTTATTTGAGTAGAATGTATTTGTTCTAATAAACTCTGCTCCCAACAGTATGCGGTGGAGAGAAAAGCTGTCGGTATCTGGGGATGCAAGGATTGCGGGAAAGTCAAAGCAGGCGGTGCTTATACTTTGAAGTAAAGATACATTTTTTTACCTCTTCATacttcaatttcatttatttggATGCCCAGGTAATTTACTGGTTGCTGCATTTGTTAATTTAACAGCACTGCTAGCGCTGTGACTGTGAGGAGTACCATCAGGAGGCTGAGGGAGCAAACTGAGAGCTGAGCCACCACTGGTGATTGATTTATATTCTACTTTCATAGGATGT
It encodes the following:
- the LOC121211119 gene encoding 60S ribosomal protein L37a-like, whose product is MTKRTKKAGIVGKYGTRYGASLRKQIKKMEVSQHSKYFCEFCGKYAVERKAVGIWGCKDCGKVKAGGAYTLNTASAVTVRSTIRRLREQTES